From Lolium perenne isolate Kyuss_39 chromosome 5, Kyuss_2.0, whole genome shotgun sequence, a single genomic window includes:
- the LOC127300017 gene encoding uncharacterized protein produces MWKPAMATRLLLSLLLLLAVSTVRGAAAAAGGSPSWCVCRPDASAEALQSTLDYACGNGADCAPLHAGAQCHSPDTLVAHCSYAANSYFHRISQADEDATCDFGGAATLSEIDPSSETCTYPATAAASTTADGTTAASPPAASWCVCKPGLSDAALQGTLDYACGHGADCNALRPGGQCHDPDTLLAHCSYAANSYFQSSKDAACDFAGTAALSSTDPSSGTCKYTARIPEVGKMPLWFFAIALTVFVLYTLLLCIAERPSGSSRPATVSGGARVREETGGGGGETRHEQSSTRATVSGGARVREEAGTSAAAATERLLPTTCTVCLEACTNQGLHRVSCIPCGHFFGRSCLERWLMTRGTSSALCPNCRESFQRKDIINLHNYIPEEVSQS; encoded by the exons ATGTGGAAGCCGGCAATGGCGACTCGCCTTCTGCTGTCGCTGCTACTCTTGCTGGCCGTGTCGACGGTCAGAGGAGCAGCAGCCGCTGCCGGGGGTTCCCCTTCTTGGTGCGTCTGCCGGCCGGACGCGTCCGCCGAGGCGCTCCAGAGCACGCTCGACTACGCGTGCGGGAACGGCGCCGACTGCGCCCCGCTGCACGCCGGCGCGCAGTGCCACAGCCCCGACACGCTAGTCGCGCACTGCTCCTACGCCGCCAACAGCTACTTCCACAGGATCAGCCAGGCCGACGAGGACGCCACCTGCGACTTCGGCGGCGCCGCCACGCTCTCCGAGATCGACCCCA GCTCGGAAACCTGCACGTACCCGGCAACTGCAGCGGCATCAACTACGGCCGACGGCACTACAGCAGCGAGCCCGCCGGCGGCGTCATGGTGCGTGTGCAAGCCGGGCTTGTCCGACGCGGCGCTGCAGGGGACGCTGGACTACGCGTGCGGCCACGGCGCCGACTGCAACGCGCTTCGCCCAGGAGGGCAGTGCCACGATCCCGACACGCTGCTCGCGCACTGCTCGTACGCCGCCAACAGCTACTTCCAGTCCAGCAAGGACGCCGCCTGCGACTTCGCCGGCACCGCCGCCCTTTCGTCCACGGATCCAA GCTCCGGAACCTGCAAATACACCGCCAGGATTCCGGAAGTAGGGAAGATGCCACTCTGGTTCTTTGCTATCGCTTTGACGGTATTCGTTCTGTACACCTTACTATTATGCATCGCGGAGCGCCCGTCTGGGTCCTCCAGGCCAGCTACGGTTTCAGGCGGCGCACGCGTGCGGGAGgaaaccggcggcggcggcggagagacCCGTCACGAGCAATCTTCCACGCGAGCTACGGTTTCAGGCGGCGCGCGCGTGCGGGAGGAAGCCGGcacatcggcggcggcggcgacggagaGACTCCTCCCGACCACTTGCACCGTGTGTCTTGAGGCCTGTACCAACCAAGGCCTGCACCGCGTCAG CTGTATTCCCTGCGGGCATTTCTTTGGCAGATCATGCCTAGAGAGGTGGCTGATGACACGTGGGACCTCTAGCGCTCTG TGCCCTAATTGCAGAGAAAGTTTTCAGCGTAAGGACATCATCAATCTACACAATTACATACCAGAAGAAGTCTCACAAAGTTGA